The nucleotide window tttTTACCCATAAAATATTTATGCAAATATGTTATCCAATGTCCTTCATTATTAGATATTTCGAGGTAATACTAGGTAGACCAAATTTATAAATCAAATAATGAGtcatcaatagaaaataagcacgtttatcaaaacttaagtaataatcttgAGCATCAAAAGTTTTTTtggaactcaaaatcaatttcactaaaagcacttttaatcattttaaaaacacatcaaaCGAGTCTTCAATTTAAGTAAGTTTGGATACATCTAACGTAAATTTAGACGACGGATCTTAACCTAAATTGAACTCAAGAGAAATATATTCTTGATCATCTTGCCAAAACCAAAATGGAGGGAGaagagaataatttttttttttttttactcttgacttattttattttcaataatcGATGGATATGAATCTCATAAATCGTGTTGAGGGAACAAAGAGTTGAGAATTGGATTAAATAACTCTCCCAATCACACTCTAGTATCTAATTGAATCcatatgaattagtaaacaCATGAATCAAAAATCGAAATAATTTCAATAGATATGTGCATAGTTAGTAAATTCGAAGAAACGACAACAATCAGCAAAGGGTCTGgtgattagaaaaaaaaaaaaactcaagagTAAGGGGAAAACAGGACAAATCACAAGAAGTGATTGgtgcgtgaaaaaaaaaattgaagatgtgAAAATTGTGACCCAACAACGCTCTACATATGAGAAATGATGCAACCCAACATCATTTTTCCATATacgaaaattaaagaaaaaaattgtagaaatgaaggaagaagataAAGCAAACAAAGTGGCTGGCAGGTAGTGAGAGGAAGAGACAGTCAGCCATTCAAAGAAGTCCATGGATTTGAAATCCTAAGGAGTGAGGTAAGATTGTATTTGGTCTTGGTTATATATACTTTTTGCTCTCAAATCTCACAAAATTCATAATTTAATGAAATCCTACAAAATCTTTAGTTTTTTAAACACACCTAAATTTGGATGGATTAAAAATGATTATTAAAATCTCGATTGACTATACTTAGATTTTCATAGATTCTAAAAATCCTTCAAAATCCTCTCTAATCCGAGTTTGACTACACTTTCTTATATAGTTTAAAAGAATGAATTATTTTGTATAATTCATGTGGCACCACATTATTAGGTTTTTAATCCCATATATATGCCAGATCAGCAAACAACAAAGTTATCACAGAAACATAACAGAAGGATCACATTGGTGGTGGAAAGTCAAACATAGGGACTACATCTATTGATTTTTATTGCTATGGACCAAACTAAGAACTTATACCAGTTTGAGAGACCAATTTGGCTAAAAATGCATCTAAAATATTCAGCAAGTAAAGCCTCATCCAAATGTGTGCTCCAACATTTTAACCACGGGATTTCAACTCTTCAATTAGGGCATTCAAATCAGAATCTGATGATCCTCCTTTCTCAATAGCCCTCTTTGCCTGATCTGCAAGTTCCCAAGCTCTACTTCTCATTTCCTCTGCTTCCCCACCCACCATAATCCTCCTTACAGCTTTATCAACAGCTTTCTTCTTAACGAAATCCCCAACAAGACTAACCCATTTCTGAGCACCCACTCCAACACCTATTTTCAGCACTTGGGTCACCAGCTTCTCGTTGTAAAACTGCTCCGCCGACACCGGCCACGTCACCATCGGCAACCCAGCCGCAATGCCTTCCAACGTCGAGTTCCACCCACAGTGAGTTACAAACCCGCCAACAGCCCTATGATTAAGAATCAGAAGCTGCGGGGCCCACCCTCTTATTATTAGTCCTTTCCCTTCCATTTTATGCTCAAACCCTTCTGGCAGCCAATCCTCTTTCTCCATGTCATCATCTTTTCCTCTCCTCACTACCCAAATGAAGTCCTGCCCAGAAGCCTGAAGCCCCATTGCAATCTTCTTAAGCTGAGAGGCATTGAATTTAGCCATGCTTCCAAAACACACATAAACCACCGAATTGGGTTCTTTTGAACCAAGCCACTTCAAGCAATCGTGCTCGTTGATGGAAGATGCTTTTCCTCTAAATGCTTTTTCTTCATTGCTTCTATTGCACAGAGAAACAGGGCCTATATGCCAAGCCTTCCTCCCCAAAACGTTTCTGTAATAATCTGCATAAACCGGTTCGAGCTCATAGAAACTGTTCACAACAATTCCATAGCTCGTCTGCTCAGATTCCTTGGCCCGTTTGAGCATCCGGGTCACGTCGTTTTCAATATTTTCCTTGTCAAAAGCAGGCACTTGGGCTCTTGTCATCGTAATCTCACCAGGAAAATTCGGAATCACAAAAGGTTCCAAATCGGACGAACTGTTCTTGAAAGGCTCATACTTGCTCATATTATATGAGGCAGCCAAGGCGAAGAAACTAGTGCCATGAAAAACCAACCTCGGAATATCAAACTTTGCAGCTGCATCAGTTGCCCATGGAAAACATATGTCAGCCAAAAGGAAACTAGGGTTTTGGTCGAGCAGAAGCTGCTCAAGCGGTTCTTGGAGCAAGCTTGTTCCTTTGAGGAAATTGGTGGATAATTCTGGTGAAGCGAGTGAGTCGAGAATCTCACAACCATCTGGTAGACCGGCTTCTGAAGGGAACTTGATGGTTTTGATTTCGACTTTGACGCTGCCGGAATTGGTTTTGCTTGATTGAGTGGCTTTGTAGAATGTTGAAGCGTTGAGAGGAGTTGTGACTATGGTTGTCTTCACTCCTTGCGCTGCGAATAGCTTGGCCATATCTGAGATCGGTATCATGTGGCCGTGACTCATGAAAGGGAACAAGAAGACGTGGAACTCACGGTTTTGGCTACCCATGATTGGGATTTAGAAATGAAGATGGAGGAAGTAAAGTATTAGGGTGATGGTTTGCGTTTGTGATGCATGAATTGAGGGTCATATATAGAAGTCGACTAAGTAAACAAACTATGGAAGGCTTATCAACAATGTATGGTTATACACATATTACCTTCTAATACCATCTCTTTCATGGAGATGATGTTGAATATTTCAAgaatatattcatatatttgttggCTGAAAAGTTGGGTATTTGCCCAACCGTTGCTTCTCTTCGAGTTCGAGTGAAGCATTGCAACATATGACAtactatattatatatatatatatatatatatatatatatcggtgcTGCATTGTGCAGCATGTGTGTACGAAAATGATGGTAGCAAAAGGTTGGATTTAAGTCAACCTTGTATCTTTTGGTTGAACTACAACTTTGGTTAAAAGACAAGATGCTTACTCAAATTATATGAGTAAAATTAAAAGATGTAATAAGTCAAaattattttctgaaaatttcTAAATAGAAAACATGTCTTTTGGGTCAACACTAATAAGAAAGGTTGTATATCTTCAACTAAAATGAAAGGACTCGATGAACGAGTGCtttaatgcctataaatacctattgtGGCATAATGTTTCACACACGATTTTCAGAAATTTATTTGTACATTCCTTGCTCTCTACTCTTTCCATCatattcatacaatttctttctagttatttctaagggaatataattcggttttgctaattaaatatttcatactttgttgtatcctagaactgatttgccaagaaccctttagcaaactcatttgAGTGGGggtaaataacactttaaggaaacgatttaagtcgtacctcaaagtcatcatTCCGATTATTCTCTAAATTTCTACATTTACTCAAACAGATGAAACCCGCATGTGTTGTTGGGCTccatctctattagagagatgttACAATTGATTACAATTGATGGTACACTTAGATGGTAAGTGTAGCATTACTCGGTTACAAATCATCATCTATTGACCGGATATTGTCACGTCATTCTAACTAATTGATGCAGTCAGTAAACATGGAGACTATGAATTATGCCCTCACtcaattatataaattatttcaCTTGAGTTACTGTTCTGAATCTCTTGTTATATCGTTTGGTCGGAAAAGAGTCGTGTTCCCAAAACAAGAAGCACAGGCCACATGTCCACAATAATTCTAGCGTTCAGAACCATAGTGTTTTACTTGCAAGCCTGAGTCTTTCACCTCATTTGGCACCATATTTTCGCCATTGACGATTCCATCACCGAAACTCCCGATAAGAGATCGACCCAAGTCGGTCGAGCTCAAGGCAATCTAGTGGCCTCGTCCTTGTCAGGCTCCAATGTGCATGTGTCAGTGTCACTTGCATTCACCAATGGGCAGTACGATGGCAGCAGCCTTGAGCTACAAGGCACCAGCCGCCAGTTTGAGAGGGTTAAAGAGGTCTCAGTGGTTTCAGGCACTGCATAATTCAGATATGCAAGGGGTTATGCTACCCTTGAGACAGTTTTTTATGATAATAAGACCTCCTACTCAGTCGTCCGGTGCACTATTAGGTTGCTTTTCAATAGTacttaataatttttatttttatttttttataaaaaggggACTTAATAGTTaacctctgttttttttttttcggttcattTCTAAGAAATAATATGGACCTTTATGTTTTAACTTTCAGCCGAAGGAGAACTCAAATTATTCTTCTAGATTGAAATTCTCAATAGCCCTCTTTGCCTGCTCTGCAAGTTCC belongs to Malus sylvestris chromosome 17, drMalSylv7.2, whole genome shotgun sequence and includes:
- the LOC126612312 gene encoding scopoletin glucosyltransferase-like; translation: MGSQNREFHVFLFPFMSHGHMIPISDMAKLFAAQGVKTTIVTTPLNASTFYKATQSSKTNSGSVKVEIKTIKFPSEAGLPDGCEILDSLASPELSTNFLKGTSLLQEPLEQLLLDQNPSFLLADICFPWATDAAAKFDIPRLVFHGTSFFALAASYNMSKYEPFKNSSSDLEPFVIPNFPGEITMTRAQVPAFDKENIENDVTRMLKRAKESEQTSYGIVVNSFYELEPVYADYYRNVLGRKAWHIGPVSLCNRSNEEKAFRGKASSINEHDCLKWLGSKEPNSVVYVCFGSMAKFNASQLKKIAMGLQASGQDFIWVVRRGKDDDMEKEDWLPEGFEHKMEGKGLIIRGWAPQLLILNHRAVGGFVTHCGWNSTLEGIAAGLPMVTWPVSAEQFYNEKLVTQVLKIGVGVGAQKWVSLVGDFVKKKAVDKAVRRIMVGGEAEEMRSRAWELADQAKRAIEKGGSSDSDLNALIEELKSRG